ATCATGTCCTTGCTCGGGCTGTTCGCGGCCACGCCCCAGCCCTCGGACGAGGACATCGCCAGCGCCCTGGAAGGCAACCTCTGCCGCTGCACGGGCTACACGACCATTCGGGACGCGGCACGGGCCTTGCGCCAATCCGGGATTGATCCTGCCCGCATCCTGCCGGACTGCTGCCGGGATGCGCCCCAGCGCCTGGCCGAGCTGCCGCCTCTGGCCTGGGAAGAAGCTCCGGGCGAGGCAGGCGCGCCGCGCCAGGACTACCACCGCCCCCAAAGCCTGGACCAACTCTTCACCCTGCTGACCGAACTGGACGAAAACGTCCGCATCCTGGCCGGCGGCACGGACATCCAGGTCGAAGCCAATCTGAAACACGCCCACGCCCGGCATCTGGTGGACCTCGAAGCCCTGCGCGAATTGCGCTTCATCCGCGACGAAAGTGGTCTGATCCGCATCGGAGCCATGGCCACCCTAAGCGACATCCCGCGCTCGGACCTGATCCGCGTCCGCCTGCCCCTGCTGGCCAGAGCCGTGTCCCAGATGGCCTCGGCCCAAATCCGCAACCGGGCCACCCTGGCCGGAAACGTGGCCACGGCCTCGCCCATCGGCGACGGGTCCACGGCCCTGCTGGCCCTGAACGCCGTGCTCGTTCTGCGTGGCCCGGACGGCGAACGCCGTCTGCCTTTGGAGCAATTCTTCCTGGGCTATCGCCATACGGCCCTGGCTCCACGGGAAATCATCATCGCCCTGGAAGTCCCGCCCCAGACCGGCCCGTGGGATTGGCGCAAGTCCGCCCGGCGCGGCGCCGTGGACATCGCCGCCGTCAGTTCGGCCCTGTGCGCCGGGGCGGACGGACAAAACCCGCGCATCTCCTGCGCCGGAGTCGCGGCCACGCCGGTTCTCCTGCGCCAAACCATGACCCTGCTCCACGGCCGCGAGCTGACGCCGGAATTGATCCGCGAGGCCAGCCTTCTGGCGGCCAGCGAAGTCGCGCCCCTCTCGGACGTGCGCGGCGGCGCGGACTACCGCCGTCTGCTGGTCCGCAACCATGTCGCTCATCATCTGGCCGCGCTTGGCGGGCAGACGCCGCGCGAACTGATCCCGCTCCAACCACGGCCCATGGGAGGCGCATCATGAGCATCAACCCCAATTTGCTGCACGTCACCGGCGCGTCCCGATTCATTGGCGACGAGCCCGCGCCACAAGGCATGCTCCAGGTCATGCCCCTGACCAGCCCCCATGCCCATGCCCGGATCAACGCCATCCGGACCGGGGCGGCCACCGCCATGCCAGGCGTGGCCGCCGTGCTGACATGGGCCGACATTCCGGGCCTGAACCGCATCGGGCTCATCCGCCACGACGAGCCTCTTTTGCCCGGCAAAATCGTGTCCTATGTCGGTCAGCCCGTGGCCGTGGTCGCGGCCGCAACAAAGGCACTGGCGCGGGCGGCCCTGGAAATGATCGAAATCGACTACACGCCCCTGCCCGCCGTGCTTGGCGCGGCCCAGGCCGTGGCCCGGCAGCACTTTTTCGCCCCGGCCAAGACCATCGTCCGGGGCGATGTCCAAGCGGCCCTGACGGCCAGCGCGCATGTTTTGGAAGGAGAAGTCCGCTGCGGCGGGCAGGAGCACTTCTATCTGGAAACCCAGATCTGCCGGGCCGTTCCGGGAGAAGGTCGGACCATGACCCTGTTTTCGGCCACCCAAAGCACGGCCGAAATCCAGGAAATGGCGGCCCGCATTCTGGGCCTGCCTGGCCACGACATCACCGTGGACGTGCCCAGACTGGGCGGGGCCTTTGGTGGCAAGGAGCGCGGCGCGACCATCTGGGCCTGCCTGGCCGCCCTGGCCTGCCACGTAACGGGCCGCCCCGTGGAACTACGCCTGAGCCGGACCGAGGACATGGCCTGGACCGGCAAACGCCACCCTTTTGCCGGCCGCTACCGGGTGGGTTTTGACGACACGGGCCGCATCCTAGGCTATGAACTGACCCTCATTTCCGACGGCGGAGCCTTTCTGGACCTGTCCCTGCCGGTTTTGGAACGGGCCATGCTCCACGCCGACAACGCCTATTTCCTGCCTGCGGCCCGCATCACCGGCTTGGTCTGCCGCACGAACACCCCGCCCAACACCGCCTTTCGCGGCTTTGGCGCGCCCCAGGGGATTTTCGTCACGGAACACGTCATGGAGCGCGTCGCCCGTCATCTTGGTCTGGACCCCTTCGAAATCCGGCGGCGCAACTGCTACCGCGAAGGACAAGCCACGCCCTACGGGCAGCCCGTGACGGACGCCCATGGCGCCGATCTGCTGGACCGGCTGAAAACCACGGCGGACTATCCCCGGCTGCGCCGGGAGGCGGACGCCTTCAATGACGCCCAGTCCACCCTGCGGCGCGGTCTGGGCGTGGTCCCGGTCAAGTTCGGCATTTCCTTCACGACGACGTTTTTAAACCAGGGCTCGGCCCTGATCTGGATTCTGCGCGACGGCTCCGTGGCCCTGTCCCATGGCGGGGTGGAAATGGGACAGGCCGTGAACACCAAGGTCGCCCTGGTCCTGGCCGAGGAGCTGGGCCTGCCCCTGGATCGCGTCCGCGTCGAGACGGCCAGCACCAGTCGCATCGCCAATGCCTCGCCCACGGCGGCGTCCACGGGCTCGGACTTGAACGGCCTGGCCGCCCAGGATGCCGCAAGAACCCTTCTCGCCCGGCTGCGGCCCGTGGCGGCAAAACTTCTGCGCGCGAAAGACGGAACGGACATACCCCCGGAATATGTGGTCTTCGCCCAGAATCAGGCCCACGACCTGCGCCGTCCCGAACGGACCGTGCCCTTCGCGGACGTGGCGGCGGCCGCCCACGCCGATAGAGTCAATCTTGGCGCGCATGGTTTCGCCGCGCCCGAGGGCATTTTTTACGACGCAAGGACCGGCCAGGGACATCCGTTTCTGTACTTTGTCCTGGGCTGCGCCCTGGTCCTGGCCGAGGTGGATCTGGTCTCCGGCCAGTCCCGCGTCGTCGAGACGCACGTCGTCCACGAAACCGGCCGCTCCCTGCACCCGGACATCGACCTAGGCCAGGTCGCAGGCGCGTTTTTCCAGGGCCTGGGCTGGATGACCATGGAAGAGCTGGTCCGCGACAAGGCCGGACGCTGCCTGACGGCGACGCCCTCGACCTATAAAATTCCGGGCTTTCGCGATCTACCAGAGGCACTGCACATCGAACTGGTCGAACGGTCCTGCGACAAGGCCAGCGTCAAGGGCAGCAAGGCCGTGGGCGAACCACCCCTCATCTACGGCGAGGCGGTCTATTTCGCCATCCGCGACGCCCTGGAATCCGCCTGCGGACGAGCCGTGGACCTGCCCTGTCCGGCCACGCCCGAGGCCGTGCTCCTGGCCCTGGAACCCGCGCGACCCGGAAACCGGACGAACCATGAATGACGGCGTGGAGATGGACTTTTCCGCCAGTCGTGCTATTTTCACAACAAGATTGAGTCATCCCCTGGAGGTGCGTATGGATCCCATTCTGCGAAAACGACTGGACGATTTTTTTGACGTGGGTTTCGGCAAGACCACGGGCATCGACACGGCCCTGGAAATCACCAAAATCTATGCGGGATCGGCCGCGGCCGATCCGAACAAAATCCCCGAGCTTTTCCTGCAATTGGTGCAGCTCTTCGAGCCGCGCCTGCATGAGGAGAAATGAGGCGGTTTGACACCCGGCGGGAACTCGGCCATGAAACCGGCTTTTCACTCCAAAAAGCGGTGATGGCATGAGTTTTTCCGTGAAAGACATTCTGCGCCTGCAGGTCGCGCCGGCCCTGGGCTGCACCGAACCCGTGGCCGTGGCCCTGGCCGCCGCGGCCGCGAAGGCGGCCCTACCGGAACGACCCGGACGCATCGACATCTGGGTCGATCCCAATATCTACAAAAACGGTTTGGCCGTGATCATCCCCGGCACAGGAGGCTTAAGCGGCCTGGACCTGGCCGCCGCCCTGGGCGCTTTTGGCGGCGATCCGGCCCTGGGCCTGGAAGTCCTGGAGCCCCTGGATGACGCGGCCGTGCTCGAAGCACGTGATTTTGTCCGCGACGGCAAGGTCGAAATCCACCTGCTGGAGGATCATCGCGGCCTGTTCATCCGGGCCGTGGTCACCGGCGGCGCGCACAGCGCCGAGGCCGTCATCCGCGACATGCACGACAACGTGACCAGCCTGCGCCTGGACGACACCGACGTGCCGGCCGCGCGCGACGCCCGACCCATCCCGGCCTCGGACATGCCCCGTCTGGAAGCGTGGATCAAAACCCTGTCCCTGGACGACCTGCTCCACCTCTTGGACGACCTCGACAACGAGGACCGCGAATTTCTGATGGAAGGTGTGCGCACCAACCTTCGT
The sequence above is a segment of the Deltaproteobacteria bacterium genome. Coding sequences within it:
- a CDS encoding xanthine dehydrogenase codes for the protein MSINPNLLHVTGASRFIGDEPAPQGMLQVMPLTSPHAHARINAIRTGAATAMPGVAAVLTWADIPGLNRIGLIRHDEPLLPGKIVSYVGQPVAVVAAATKALARAALEMIEIDYTPLPAVLGAAQAVARQHFFAPAKTIVRGDVQAALTASAHVLEGEVRCGGQEHFYLETQICRAVPGEGRTMTLFSATQSTAEIQEMAARILGLPGHDITVDVPRLGGAFGGKERGATIWACLAALACHVTGRPVELRLSRTEDMAWTGKRHPFAGRYRVGFDDTGRILGYELTLISDGGAFLDLSLPVLERAMLHADNAYFLPAARITGLVCRTNTPPNTAFRGFGAPQGIFVTEHVMERVARHLGLDPFEIRRRNCYREGQATPYGQPVTDAHGADLLDRLKTTADYPRLRREADAFNDAQSTLRRGLGVVPVKFGISFTTTFLNQGSALIWILRDGSVALSHGGVEMGQAVNTKVALVLAEELGLPLDRVRVETASTSRIANASPTAASTGSDLNGLAAQDAARTLLARLRPVAAKLLRAKDGTDIPPEYVVFAQNQAHDLRRPERTVPFADVAAAAHADRVNLGAHGFAAPEGIFYDARTGQGHPFLYFVLGCALVLAEVDLVSGQSRVVETHVVHETGRSLHPDIDLGQVAGAFFQGLGWMTMEELVRDKAGRCLTATPSTYKIPGFRDLPEALHIELVERSCDKASVKGSKAVGEPPLIYGEAVYFAIRDALESACGRAVDLPCPATPEAVLLALEPARPGNRTNHE
- a CDS encoding 2Fe-2S iron-sulfur cluster binding domain-containing protein, translated to MTKIPRIAFLLNGQEIRATVRPGQTALDLLRALGRTGVKEGCNEGDCGACTVLIGEIRDGQMHHEAVNACLVPAPRLHGRHVLTVEGLGDADNLHPIQQAMLDAHAVQCGFCTPGQIMSLLGLFAATPQPSDEDIASALEGNLCRCTGYTTIRDAARALRQSGIDPARILPDCCRDAPQRLAELPPLAWEEAPGEAGAPRQDYHRPQSLDQLFTLLTELDENVRILAGGTDIQVEANLKHAHARHLVDLEALRELRFIRDESGLIRIGAMATLSDIPRSDLIRVRLPLLARAVSQMASAQIRNRATLAGNVATASPIGDGSTALLALNAVLVLRGPDGERRLPLEQFFLGYRHTALAPREIIIALEVPPQTGPWDWRKSARRGAVDIAAVSSALCAGADGQNPRISCAGVAATPVLLRQTMTLLHGRELTPELIREASLLAASEVAPLSDVRGGADYRRLLVRNHVAHHLAALGGQTPRELIPLQPRPMGGAS